One window from the genome of Lacerta agilis isolate rLacAgi1 chromosome 18, rLacAgi1.pri, whole genome shotgun sequence encodes:
- the EBI3 gene encoding interleukin-27 subunit beta: protein MQRILLTITFVLSPGFPSQEDIVWFNGSKGVPIEQQYASLGASEVLLHCPVPEGNSMVGWKMSSTLHGILKAVRRDGSLVLQNASLAQNGEYSCHDLTTGRLLRRIHLKLGYPPDNPLVWCWSTTYPAINCSWRLETKTHLPTFFSSTYRLGMGGEVKECLQATTVANSCSIDNVQMFSINPYVLNVTAVNPLGTASTHYYFFQNEILKPDPPEDLTVSQIPGQRKKILLVWKPPSSWKFPEYFPLKYLIRYSRDGTNVSKTTRPTEQTSFVLTGIRPGVTYHAQVAAKDFLDHGEYSAWSPAASGAAWMPE from the exons ATGCAGCGGATACTACTGACAATCACATTTGTCCTGTCACCCGGTTTCCCTTCACAAGAGGACATTGTTTGGTTCAACGGATCAAAAG GAGTTCCAATAGAGCAGCAGTACGCCAGCCTTGGGGCATCTGAAGTACTCCTGCATTGCCCTGTCCCTGAAGGCAATTCCATGGTGGGATGGAAAATGAGCAGCACGTTACATGGGATTTTGAAGGCAGTGAGAAGAGATGGCAGCCTTGTTTTGCAGAACGCCAGCCTGGCTCAGAATGGTGAATATAGTTGCCATGATCTCACCACTGGGCGGTTGCTGCGGAGAATTCATCTGAAGCTGGGCT ACCCACCTGATAACCCTTTAGTGTGGTGCTGGTCCACCACCTACCCAGCCATCAATTGCTCCTGGAGGTTGGAGACCAAGACACACCTGCCTACTTTTTTTTCCTCCACGTACAG GCTTGGCATGGGAGGAGAAGTAAAGGAGTGTCTCCAGGCTACCACAGTGGCCAACAGCTGCTCCATCGACAATGTCCAGATGTTCTCCATCAATCCCTATGTGCTGAATGTAACAGCGGTGAATCCCCTGGGGACAGCGTCAACCCACTACTACTTCTTCCAGAACGAGATCC TCAAACCTGACCCTCCAGAAGACTTGACCGTCTCCCAGATCCCGGGCCAGAGGAAGAAAATACTTTTGGTGTGGAAGCCCCCCAGCTCCTGGAAATTCCCAGAATACTTCCCCCTCAAATACTTGATCCGTTACTCAAGGGATGGAACCAATGTCAGCAAAACG ACAAGGCCCACTGAGCAGACATCCTTTGTGTTGACTGGGATCCGCCCTGGAGTGACGTACCATGCCCAGGTGGCAGCGAAGGACTTCCTCGATCACGGCGAGTACAGTGCCTGGAGTCCGGCAGCATCAGGGGCAGCCTGGATGCCGGAGTGA